The Desulfurella sp. DNA segment GTAATGTTTTGTACTACTGTAAATGCAATTGAAAACAGTTTAGCAAAACAGGATATTATTGCTTTTAATGTAGCCAACCTTAATACAAAAGGTTACAAAGAAATTGATTCAAATAATTATAATCACAAAATTGTAAAAACTTCAAAAAATAATCAAAACAATGTTGACTTAACAAAACAAATAGTATATTTAAATGTGAATCTGATAGATTTAAAAGCTAATGTTGCTGTATTAAAATCACAAAACAAAATGCTTGGTAGCCTTATAGATTTAAAAATATAAAATGATATACTTCTATTTTGCGTTTTTAGTTATTATCTGGTCTTATTCTTGGGTTGTGGCAAAGGTAGCACTTCAATTTACAAGTCCAAT contains these protein-coding regions:
- a CDS encoding flagellar basal body protein, which gives rise to MFCTTVNAIENSLAKQDIIAFNVANLNTKGYKEIDSNNYNHKIVKTSKNNQNNVDLTKQIVYLNVNLIDLKANVAVLKSQNKMLGSLIDLKI